A genomic segment from Deltaproteobacteria bacterium encodes:
- a CDS encoding TrbC/VirB2 family protein gives MNKKQRFLFITVLTALVFMVPELGFASVESSLMGIQTKLTRVILPSLSICAIAWAAFSMMSGNDKSKTHLWYAIIATIVGFGAEAIVNFISQTVR, from the coding sequence ATGAATAAGAAACAAAGATTCCTTTTCATTACTGTTCTGACAGCACTCGTCTTCATGGTGCCGGAGCTAGGTTTTGCGAGTGTCGAATCCTCCCTTATGGGGATTCAAACAAAACTCACAAGAGTGATTCTTCCGTCGCTTTCAATTTGCGCCATCGCATGGGCAGCATTTTCGATGATGTCCGGCAATGATAAAAGTAAGACGCATCTTTGGTACGCGATCATCGCAACCATCGTCGGATTCGGAGCCGAAGCAATCGTTAACTTCATTTCGCAGACGGTGCGCTAA